The following coding sequences are from one Rattus rattus isolate New Zealand chromosome 11, Rrattus_CSIRO_v1, whole genome shotgun sequence window:
- the LOC116912127 gene encoding ran guanine nucleotide release factor-like, which translates to MEPTRHCPLFRGAFSTILPAGAIDVSDLRPLPDNQEVFCHPVTDLSLIKELLELQVHVQGEAAAWYHFEGIGGVQGARAVHVLSVQPLCLEDLSLRGCCQDAWFISGRQQVAKEDQQVAKDVPLHQALLRLPQYHTDLSLTFNQPPSHSRSLGPGNLSCPPWSLGNFEQLVTSLTLHDPNLFGPQ; encoded by the coding sequence ATGGAGCCCACCAGACACTGTCCACTGTTCCGAGGCGCCTTCTCCACCATCCTCCCCGCAGGTGCCATTGATGTGAGTGACCTCCGACCGTTGCCAGACAACCAAGAAGTTTTCTGCCATCCTGTGACTGACCTGAGTCTgatcaaagaacttctggagctGCAGGTCCACGTGCAGGGCGAAGCGGCTGCGTGGTACCATTTTGAGGGCATCGGTGGGGTGCAGGGGGCTAGGGCTGTGCACGTGCTATCTGTGCAGCCTCTCTGTTTGGAGGACTTATCCCTGAGAGGCTGCTGTCAAGATGCCTGGTTCATTTCTGGTAGGCAGCAGGTCGCTAAAGAGGACCAACAGGTAGCAAAGGATGTCCCACTGCATCAGGCCTTGCTTCGGTTGCCCCAGTATCACACTGATCTTTCGCTCACCTTCAATCAGCCCCCAAGTCACAGCAGGTCTCTTGGCCCTGGAAATCTGTCATGTCCACCTTGGAGCCTAGGTAACTTTGAACAGCTGGTAACTAGTTTGACTCTTCATGACCCCAACCTCTTTGGTCCCCAGTAA